The genome window CGGGACGGTGATCTCAAGGATATGGGCTATGTCCCGGCTGGCTTCTATGGAGGAGGCTTTCTCGGTCGACTCCTATTGGCTGAGCCAACCTACCGCTGGGGGGAGCGACGCATGATCTTCCTCTACGTAGTGTTGTGTGTTGGTCTGCAGCTGATGTTCTGGCTGTAGGTGTTACTTCCTTTGTGAAGGCGTCTGCTAATCGGACAGGGTGCCGAATATCATCACGGAAGCAGTAGCCATCAGTCTTTTTGGGTTCTTTTCCGGTCCTTTTTTCGCCACGGGCATATCCGTCGCATCTAAGGTCTTCTCGGCGGAGATTCGCTCGTCTGCCCTAGGTATGTGCATCCTCCATCGTGCAGAGTCTCGCTGACCGAACAGCCCTCGTGTTCGTGCTTGGCCAGGTGGGCGGATCGATCTTTCCAGCCGTCACTGGCATTTTGGCAGCTCATGCTGGCGTCAAAGTGTTGCAGCCGATCCTGGTGGGGTTGCTAGGTGCCACGGGTGTTTCCTGGTTGATGGTTCCAAGGGTGAGACTCCACAATGAGTAGTCAGAGGCAGATTTTGGTGTATGTGAATAGCACTCCAAGTACCTAGAGCATGGAATGGTGATTCAGGTGGTCAGATAAAGACATCAGTTACATGGTAGGTGCGCCCTAAGGTACGGATGCGTCTGGACGCGTACGGTATAAGATTACTAGGTGGATGCGTCAGTACCTTAGGGGTGCAGCCAAACGTTCTAACAAAACTATTGGTGCTCCCCCGTACGACACAGTAACTACAACATTATACACTGAAGCCTTAGACATTCACTATCGTAGCACAGCCAAGTGAGTGTTAATTTTGCCCGAGTCCGACGGGGAGTAATGTGATTTTGGGCACAGACCTAGGAACAGAGCGTGAGCGTCTGGGAAAGTCAAACCTCAAAATATTCAGGCAGAGGCGCTAGTGGCTGTCATAAGTAACTCACATAGAACAGCTTCCCAAGCAAAAGCAGTGGAGCAGCAACCTGTTGTGAAGCCGCTAGAGAATTGAATACAAAGTGTCCTCATCCCGTGGGTCATTCGTGAATGTGGTGCGACCTCGAAATCTCGCCTAGCCATGCCGCAGGACCTTTCAGCTATCCCCCTCGATATTCTCCCTGAGCTCTGTGAGAACCTCTCCGTGGGAAAACTCACGAAGTCCGTCCTTACGTCGAGATTCTTCGCTGCGTGCGACCACCACGGCTATACGACCAATTGTTTTTCCATCGAACAGCCAGGAAAGACGACATCGCCAAGCCGCAATCAGACTTTGTCCTCGGTTATGTCGCTGCCAATTCAAGTAAATTGCTCGGGTATCGGGCTCCCAACGGCCGGTCTGTGCTCCACTATATTGCTGCCGCTGGGAACGAGGCCCTGCTGGCGGTTTCCCAGAAAGAGGGCGCAGATATCTCTGTGAGATGTGACAAGGGGGAGGCGGCCCTGCATGTGGCTCTTGAGAAGGGCCAAGACGCTACCGCTGTGCAGCTTCTCGAAGCTCTATTTACTCTGCGAGCCTGGTGACTTGGAGCATAACGAGGCGAAAATACAATTATTAGAGTGCTTGCTGTCATGGCGCCGACTGGACAATTCACGATAGGCACGGGAATACTACTCTCCATGCAGCTGCAGCCAATTGGGACTGTGAGTATGATGCGGTGGTCCGCCATATCATCCAGGTAGCCAGAGAGCGGCGCGAAACCAAGGAGACAATAAAGTTACTTCTTGACAATGGCTGTACGTTAATGTGGCCGATAGTGTGAACAGACAGTTGCCTGCTGACCACCAACACTGCTGATATCGGACTGCAGCGGAATTCTTGTCAGGCCTAAATTGGATTTGCAGATGTTAAGCTAGGATAATGGAGCAGTAACTCGGCAATCTGGTCTGAAGGGCAAGGTCGATCTTTCACAGTAGAGTCAATGACCTTCACCAACTCTTTGAATAGTTACAGTAGACCTCTATcatattatatatatatatatagaattACATTGAAAACAACGAAGAACGAATAGCCCTGTGATCCCTGACCATACCCGATGACTTTCTCCCAGTGAGGCCTGGTACGATGCACAGTTCTGGGCATGTCGAATACAGCGCCCTAGTACAGTTAGTAAACAACCATACCCCCGATTGATTCGGAATCCAAACCTTAGCAAGCAGGGATGTCCTTGATATTGCACGAAGTGAAGATAAGATTCTTGGCATTGACGGCAGAATTCGCACTGATCTCAAACCACGAGCTATCGACCACAAGTTAGCATTCGATAGGGGCCGTCGCTCAAGCAGAAAGAATGCGTACTGGCTCCAATCACCACCCTGATAGAAGCACCGAACGTTCTTCCAGCCGATCTTCTTGAAACGACACTTGACTCGGCGTGCCTCTAGGGCTGCGGGAGCGTCCCCTTCGACATCGGGAGTGTCCTCTTCGATATCGGCATTGTCCTCTTCGATGTCGGCATTGTCCTCTTCGATGCCGGCATTGTCCACTTCGATCTCGGCGACGGGTGTCTCAGTAGTGGGAGTCTCCGCTTCGACATTGGCGACGGGAATCGCAGCGCCAGTGTCCGCTTCGACATCAGCAATGGGCAACGGAGTAGCGGCATTGTCCCCTTCGGCGTCGGCGACGGGCATCGCCGTAgcggagagggagagaaagagagcgACAGCGATGGAAGTAAGCTTCATGTTTGCGATGGCAAAATGGAATCAAAGGAGTGACGATTTTCTTGAAAGGAATGACTGATGTATGGTAGGGAAGCGATTGTGCTCGATAGCTGCTTTAAATACTTCGGTCGGGAACTGTCTACACGAGGAGCTGCAATGATTTCCCCTGTACCTGATTCTTGCTTCGTATTTCTTGCTGATCCTTGTGCGTGGTGTTGCAGTATCAGGAAAGGTATGCGGCTGGGCAATCCATGTTGGTTATTTTTGGTCAACACCATTTCTTAGGATTGAATGGCTGAATGGGGCGAAATTTTGACATTTCCTAATGTCCAAACGAGGAACTCCGTAGACTGGGGATTTCGATGCATAGATTAATTAAATCTCGTATTCCTTACCCGAAGCACGACAGCTAATGTGTAGTTAGTGTCTAGTCGGCTCCCGATGCGGCTACCTGAGCCAACAATATAGGGAAACTAACGGCACATAATTTCGACTCGAATTGTGGTCGATCCTGATGAAATTAAGTATCAGTAGTCCCTAGACTAGGCTTTCAGGGTCGATGGCAAGTAACTCAGTGACAATCTGTGAGAACCGGCATTGGTTATAACTTACAGGTGGTTCCCAGGATGTGTGCCGAGTTGATTTATACGGGTCTGATGTGggtcgatctccttctcatcTGAGACATACGAGAACCGTGGATATTAACGGCCTAAGATCTGGATTTCTTTGTCCCAGACAAGTTGCTTCCGCTTGTTTCAGGGCTTGATCATTCATATCCCACTTGCTGGACCGAGCCAAGATGACTTGTAGACTGCCATTACAGTCATGGCTGTGACATCAGAAACCATTGTAGGGAGAACAAGACACATGTGTCCTAGTCAGGCCATGATGCTCAAAGCAATCCAGGATCAATGAAGTGCCCTTTACCAGGATGATATCGGCTGGATCtaacaaaagaagaaacatAGCAAGCTCTGTGTTGTTCTTGGAAGTTTTTGCTTTTAGGATCTTCAATGCAACATGCCTTCGGAGCCTTGTAGAGTCAGTCGTCATCACGAGGACTATCTGCGAGGGCACTGACAATTGATCATTTGCAATTTATACCGTGGGGAATTAACCAGGCCAACTTTGCGATAACCTCGTATCCCTGATTTAATACGTCATGAAGGTGGACGGGATGGTAGCCTGCAGGACAACATTCCTCGACGGACTCAACAGCGTCGTATATTCGATCGAACAGTGGCGTTGGAATTAAGGCGACTTGATTGACAATGTTCTAGCGGAATTTCAATGGGGTGTTATCTTGCAGTCCGTACGACAAACAGACCAGTCCTGCTAGCTCGAAGTATCTGGTGAGCGTGGGACTACTGACCAGGGTCGATCAGGGTCTCAGAAGCAATGACTATGCCAAAAGTGTCACGTCTCTCATGCATTCTACTGATACAGCACTAGACGACTATGTCTACCTTGTGGTTGCTCCTAGATCGGCACAAAAGGCTTCCCCTCAATcctctccaccttctccacaGCCCGCCTATAGCCCTGCTCATTCTGAATCGCCCCCGCATAAGCATCCAACCGCGGATACTCCTCCCGCGGGATGATGGAAAGGTTGAGCGCCGCAATAACCGGAATACTCATCTGGATGTCCGCGGCCGTCAACCGCGAACCACACAGGAACGGCCCATTCTCCGGCGCCGACGCCAGCTGGTCCTCGAGGAAGCGGAAATGGGTGCGAAGTTCCTGGTCCAGAAACTCGGCGCTGACTTTGCCGGTGATGAAGCCGGTGATGGgtttgatgaagaaggggaCAGGGGCGTCTCTGACAGCTATTGTTCCCGCATTAGCCAGGGGCATGACGGGAATGAGGACAGCGGAAATACCATTCATGATGAGTTGCACCTGAATCGGAGACATGAGACTTCCCTCGGCGTAGTGCATAAAGAACCGATAGCGCATCCAGGCGTCTGTTTCGCCATCTACCTGGCCCTCGCGCCCGGGCTTGTACCGCTGGGGAACGAGGTGGGTGCTGGGGGAGCTGAAATGGTCGAGGAAGTACTCGATGATGGCGGCCGACTCGACAAGAACCATTGGGGAGGCATCCGGCGGTTGGACCGAGACGATGGGTGATTTCCCCAATGGATGGATCTGTTTGAGCTCCGGGGGAGCGATGCCGTTGGGACCGCGCTTGTAGGTCTTGATGTCGTAGGAGAGGTTCAGTTCTTCCATGAGCCACATTATGCGCTGGGCGCGGGACTTCTCCAACCTGGTACCGTGAGCTTGAGAGCGGGCGCACTGGGAGAGAGGGTTACCAGTGCAGGATGATTTTGGCGCCTCGGTTCGCATTCATCGTGGCGtaataaataaatattatagtataAGATGACGATAGTAAAGTGGAAAGAATCTAAGCTGTCTGCTTTGTTTGTCTCCCTGTTACAACATGCAATAGAGAACTATTATGTCGTGGAGGTACAGACAAGATTCTAGACTATACAGAGACGGTAAGAAAATGTGTTATCGTCAGACTTAGTGGCTGGTCGGACTATATAAACACAGACTCTGTTTCAGTACACTACTACACCTAATTTAAGGCGACAGGATAGTCTCACGTCAGCAGCAACGACCACCCGCAGGAGAAAATGGGATGGTATCGTATGTACTATCTCTTCCAGGCACCAGAGACTCGACTGGTATAAGCTTGCTGATACTGTCGGCAGGTATTTTGGACTCGCTTCCTTTACAGAGACTTGTCTAGATGTGGTTGTGTTACGTGACAGGACTTGAAGATCCAACTTGAGAATTCCGGCTTATAATTTCATCTACTCTGACCCCTCACTGAGTGATTCTCGAAGTAGGAAATGGCTTCTATATGTCTGAATTGATTGATAATAATTTGATGCTGGGAACAGATGGTGTCTGTTACTTGAGATGATGTTGaaaatactccgtaattATGGATATGAGGCTGCCCCTTTCTGATATAGCGCTGTCTATGTTCCTCTTTCCTTGCCCTATTTAACCTTAGAATTGCGTGTAGCTTGACATTAGTAACTAATGCTCCGTTGGTTTCTCGATCGCAGTGCCAGTGACAGGATAACTGCTTTCTTCAACCACGGAAACAGACATACTAGTACTAAGAAAACAAGCAAGCCGAAGTAGTCCGCTAGCTTGACCTTTGTGTGCCCGTCATGACTCATGTGCACTGTGAATATGAATTTTGAGTCAGTTTCCGGGACGAACAGGGAGCGGCTCGCCCCGAAAATAAGCCCGACATGCCCGAGTCGATCCCGCTCCCGTCCGACTCGCAGGGAATATAACCGGCTCGAGAAGTTAACGTAACAACAGGACCACCAGAAATCGATATATCTGCATGCAAGCATGTTCTTGTCTCAACCTTGGCGAGTAGGTCTGACCAGCCTCGCAATTGGTCTCAACGGCGTCACAGTGATTGTCCACAGTCACTATGGGTTTACCTCAGCCCTCCCGCTGTTGGCTTCTCACAGAAAATCATTGTATGATGTCATAGGGGTCTGTTTTATCCATCTAATGCTCCTTCCTGTTATGTCCAGTAAGTACAACATGGGGTATACCCATTGAGAATTGCTTTGCCATAAGGGATCGGATAATACTGACGATAGACGTAGGCATTCTGCAGCTGAAATGGCTGCAATATGGCCTGGATAGCCCTTATGATAAGCCATTGCTCACTTGTTATCTCCTTGGGCAGCTGGGATTTGGAGGCTGGTACTATGCATTAGGCACCAAGGCACCTCTCCTGTCAACTGTGGTGGCTCCGATTGCAACACTACTATGCGTTCTCTGAACCAAGAGACGCTTACCTTCCTAAAGACATACGTTGTCGCATTGCCGAGGGCTTTATCAGATACAGCGTGTCTGAATAATCTGTTACTGCTTAACCGTGTGACAATTGTGGAAAATGGCCTTGTGCGACTGGACTGTGTGTATTTTTTAAGAATCCTACTCCTGCAAGTTTCGCATCTCATAAAATGTGGATGACACATCCAGGATCGTCGCCAAGCCTTTAATTAATACTATCGAACGAGGACATCTTGAGGAGAAATCATGCAGGTGTATGTAGTCCAGAACCGACGAACACACATGCAGACTCAGTCACTGGTGGAGATATTAATATCATTATAGGATATCAGCTCTTTTTAATAGAATTAACCACCTAACAAGCGTCACAGCGTGATAGAAATAAGAATTTATCTCTTTGTCCAGTCACCCTTCTTGAGCTTACTCTCTGATGTGGAGCTTGGAGGATATCCAGACTTAGTTAACGCCAGTTTATCCCCCAGCATTGTATCTAAGCTGAGGGAATATATCTACTACTCAATTAATATTAGGTCACTCCTAGATAAGCCCATTCAAGCAGTTAGCTACACCTAATATATGAAAACAATGGACATGCGACTCTCCCTGGAAGGCACTCTCTACAGACTGGTGCTACTATCACATATTATATTTAGGGGTGATTCTGCTGGTAGAACCTTGTAACAGTCACCGGAACTCTGGGCCACAGTGGCCACGAAGGAGTTTTCATTTATTTGCTTTGTTCCATTCAGCAATTGCTGGCGTCCATGATCAGCCCTTCCACTACATCAAAGTACCTCAATATGGCAGAATATCAAAACGCACTTGTTGAGGTCCCAAGGTCTCTTTAGACAGTGAAGCATCTGCCATGTACTGCGCTTGATAAGACAACCTCTTGACAATAGCTGAGGTGATGGCGGCAACCCTTGTCCCATATGTGTTATGAGCTTGAGCTCTTATTGCTGCGATTATCGTCTTAACAACATGTCCCTATGAAGGCGCGTCGTTTATTAACGGCGAGGTCCGTGGGAATTGATGATCTTAATGGGTGTTGCCGGACGGTTTAGCGGCAAAGTACATGGAATTTTAGATTGATTGCTGCAAAAGGCCCTGATTGTTTGATTCTGCCCAAAATGATTAACTAGCATTGGTTAGACTAGATCACACCTTGACCGTTTCTTCTCCCaactctcctctcttccctttcAACGCACCCACGCATTGAGGTTCGACATGGACGAAACAACGCCTCTCCTGCCTGGACAAAATGACCACAACGACGAGGATACTACCGCAACACGACTAACACGCGTCTCAAGaatcatcgccatcctcatctggtCGTCTATCATTACATCTGCCGTGACCTTCTTGTACAGCCTCGCCGTCTACCTGGTGGTCAAACTCTCCCTTTActatgtcttcttctcttgggGAATGCGAGATACCATCGAAATGTTGCTCCCTCTGGTATGACTTCCCTTGGTCAATTTAATCGCATTCCTAACTCAGTCTAGAGCTTCTTATGTGCGGTCGTCAGCTTGTTCGGCATCTTCAAGCTGACCGTCCCAAGTACCGGCGCATGGCTCTTCGTCAACTTTATCTTCGATCTGTTGATCGTATTCCTCCTTTTGGCTAATATTGCTCTTTCTGGCTCCGTGGTTGCAAGCAGGGGACAATGCGTTGACTATTCTCGAAAGTTTCCAGCTCCAGGGTTCGAGGGGAGATGTAACAGGTTTGCGAACGCGATCAAGGCGCTGATACTCGTGGGACTCGTATTCGAGATGGCCCTCATGTAGGTTTTACTATTTGTTTTTTGTGCAAGCTGATTGTTGTCTAGGTCGCTACATCTTGTCTTTTTCATCTACAATGTGGTGCTGGGGGTTAAGCGACTCGTGCAGTATAGCAGGGGATGGAGGTTTCCAATGGTCAGGTTACTGTGGAGTTTACCGTTAAGATATTGAGACAGAGAGATGAATAATCGTGGACTGTGGACTGGCGAggttggtggtgatggccgGCCACTTGTGATATGTGTGGCATCAGATAGGTAGGGCTTGATGGCATTCTTAGACGTCCAAGACATAGATTGCAGGCCAGCAGACAATGCACCCTAGGTAAAGAATCTGCAGAATTTGCCAGCAATAATAAGGAGCACCATGGGATTTGTCATCCCGACGACCAATCTCTTCCATTCTGTTCGATTGTCTCTAGAATTGACCCAGGTAAACCCCACACGCTGAAAGGAAGAATATCAGACGAGAGCATCATGCCCCGCCCCCCACACACATGGTTCACCCTCCGTGCAGTGAGGCATTTTGGAAGAGATGCATTCTTCTTATTTCCCTCTGTCTTTTGCTCCAACTCACTATCTTCGAGCGCTTCTCAGCTGCCTCGTTGCGTGTGTCAGTTGAGCAATCCCCAGGGACGTGGAAGCCTTTCCTCAATTTCATCATATTGCGCAGTCAGTAGGCTTCTAGAACAGAGAGCGACTACAACCTACTCGTGTTGTTTCTGTGTAGTGTGTCCTGTTCGCTCTGGATTTCTGTCCTGGCAGTACTGATCATGGTGATAGTGCGAATGTTAGTCCGAGTCTGCGCTATCCGGCTGTCAATACTCCCTCAGCGGACTGTGCTCCGTTTTCAGCAAGCTGGTTATCTATGCGATGATGATCCGCGGGCGGCATTGGGGTCTACTGTACCAGCTGGATCGGGCGATTGTGCTCCCGAACGAGCGGTTG of Aspergillus fumigatus Af293 chromosome 2, whole genome shotgun sequence contains these proteins:
- a CDS encoding glutathione S-transferase produces the protein MNANRGAKIILHWLEKSRAQRIMWLMEELNLSYDIKTYKRGPNGIAPPELKQIHPLGKSPIVSVQPPDASPMVLVESAAIIEYFLDHFSSPSTHLVPQRYKPGREGQVDGETDAWMRYRFFMHYAEGSLMSPIQVQLIMNAVRDAPVPFFIKPITGFITGKVSAEFLDQELRTHFRFLEDQLASAPENGPFLCGSRLTAADIQMSIPVIAALNLSIIPREEYPRLDAYAGAIQNEQGYRRAVEKVERIEGKPFVPI